CGTAGTTCAGCCGCAGCTCGTTGTCCTGGATGGTCCAGTTGGCGTCGCCCTGGATGGCGCCTTCCTGCGCCGGCGGGGTGTATTTCTCGATGACGAGATTCTTGACCGTCACGCCCTTGGCGGTGCCGCCGAAGGCGTGCGCGGTGGTCCCGGCCTCCACCTTGTGCCCCGCCGGGTTGTCGCCCAGATAGATCTTGTCGGCGTTGTAGTCGAAGTAGAAGGTTCCCGCCTTCAGCTTCGACAGCGCGTCCACCGGCGTCAGCGGCTTGTCGTCCACATAGACGGTCTCCGGATAGCCGGCGCGCATCGCGCCGGGCGTCGCCTCGTCGGTCGCGCGGCGCTCACCCTGCTGGGTCTGCCCGCCGATCACCCAGCGCCCGGCGCTGTCCTGGGTGAAGCCGGTCAGCAGCTTCGACCCGTTCAGCACGGCGCCCTCGGCCCCGATGAAGGTCTGGTTGTCCTTGGGCGTGATCGACTGGAGACGGTACTCGCCCGGCTGCAACCAGAAGGTCGCGCCAGCGGGAGCGCCATTGACGATGGACTGGATGTTGGCGCCGGGTGCTATGACGATCGCACCAGAGGGGGCCGTCAGCGTCTTCGGTCCGTACAGGTTGGCCATGTGTCAATGCTCTCTTAAGATGTTGTCTTCTGGTATGAGTTCTTTGGCGTTTTCGCCCTTTGGCATATGACACTACTACCAATTCGGATGGATTTGCCGGCGAGGCATTTTTGTGAGATTCCCGGCTTCCTTTGCGAAGACTCCGGGAAGTCTCTGTTTTTCAAAAAGGAATCTTCCGCTTATCAAAGCGTGGAAAAGAGAATGGGAATTTTTGCTTGCGGCCTCTTGCAGCCGCGCGAGCGCCCGCGCCGCGTCATCCGCCGGATGACGGCGCAATCCCTGGAGGACGTCAGAAACGTGGAAGGATCAGTCGCCGCCGAACTGGCGGTCGACCCACTCGCTCACCGCCACCGGATCGAACCGCAGGTCGAGCGGGATGCCGGCGGTGGCGGCGCGGCAATGCTCGATGAAGGCGCGCTCCGCCCGGTTCATCTTGGAGGCGGGGTTCCACAGCAGATGGATGTCCACCGGCGCCACCCCTTCCTCCGGCGGCAGGGGCCAGAGCAGGCCGTCGCGCACGTCGCGCTCCGCCACATGGCGGGGCAGCGGCCCGATCCCCAGCCCCACCGAGATCATGCGCCGCACCTCGTCCAGATTGACCGAGGCGCCGACGATCCGGCTCTCGATCCCCTCCTGCGCGCGGAAGACGGCGAGCGGCGACAGCACCCCGCCGATCTGGTCGGAGGTGAAGGAGACGAACCCCTCGCTGCGCAGATCGCTCAGCGTCAGGCCGGTGCGGCCGAACAGTTGGTGCCGAGGCCCGCAGTAGAGGCCGTAGATCTGGCGGGCGAACAACGCGTGCTCGACCAGCGGCGGCGGCTCCCGCATCAGGCAGAGGCCGAGCGAGCCGGTCTTCTGCTGGATCGCCATATGGACGTCGGCGCTCGCCATCACGTCCAGCCGGAAGGTCACCTGCGGGTGGGTGGCGTGGAAGCGCTCCAGCAGGGCGTCGAACAGCAGCGACTGGATCCGGCTGGCCAGCAGGATTCGGATATGGCCTGAAATCTCCTCGCGGATATCGCGCATCAGGACGGCGAAGCGGGAGATGTTGCCGTAAATCTCCAGCACCTCGGCGTAGATGATCTCGCCCGCCTCGGTCACCCGGAAGCGGCCCTGCCCGCGTTCGATCAGGCTGCGGCCAATCTGGTCCTCCAGCCGTTTCAGCGCCTGGGACACCGCCGGCTGGGTCAGCCCCAGGCGCTGCGCCGCGCGGGTCAGCCCCTGCTCCTGCACGATCACCATGAAGGTGCGCAACAGGTTCCAGTCCAGCTGGTGGCCGAGCCGTTCCAGGTCGCGCGCCGTCATCGGGGGAAATCCCATCGCCATAAATCCTGCTTATGTCGGCAATGAGGATTATCGATTTGGCGGAGGATGAGAAGCTGAATTGTAATACGCCGGTCGTCAGCGGTCGACCCCCGGCTTCGCCCAACCGGGCAAAACCGGGGTCATAGTCCGAAAGTCGAAATCGCCACAGTTTCTTTCCGGGGATTTGCCGACCCATAAGGACGACTGCGCGGCGGAGTGGTAAGAACGGAGTCGTCATGCCCGCATCCCACGAGGGTGGGCGGAGCATTGCAGCCGTGGACCGGGATGCGATCCTGGGCGCGGTGGCGAAGCTGCGCGAGGATGGAGTGAGCCTGCTGTCCGATCTGGTCCGGAGTCCCAGCCTGCTGGGGCAGGAAGGTCCGGCGCAGGACCTGATGGAACGGATTTTCCGGGACATGGGCCTGGAGGTCGACCGCTTCGCCATCGACGAGGACGCCCTGAAGGCCCAGCCCGGCTGGTCCCCCTCGCTGATCTCCTACGAAGGCCGCGAAAACGTCGTCGGCGTCCACAAGCCCCGGCGCGCGGCCGGCAAGTCGCTGATCCTGAACGGCCACATCGACGTGGTGCCGACCGGGCCGGAGGAGCTGTGGTCCGCACCGCCCTTCGAGCCGGTGGTCCGCGACGGGCGCCTCTACGGCCGCGGCGCCGGCGACATGAAGGCGGGCATCGCCGCCTACGTCATGGCCTTCAAGGCGCTGCAAAGCCTGGGCGTCCAGCCCGCCGCCCCGGTTTATCTCCAGTCGGTGGTCGAGGAGGAATGCACCGGCAACGGCGCGCTCGCCTGCGTCGCCCGCGGCTACAGGGCCGACGCCGCGGTGATCCCGGAACCTTTCAACCACACGCTGCAGATCGCCCAGATCGGCGTGATCCGCTGCGAGCTGGAGGTGACCGGCCGCCCCGCCCATGTGCTCGACACCGGCGCCGGCCTGAACGCCATCGAGGCGGCCTTCCGCGTTCTGAAGCATCTGAAGGCGTTGGAGTCGGCCTGGAACCACCCCGACGGGCGGCATCCCGCCTACGCGCACCACCACCACCCCTACAATCTGAACGTCGGGCACATCGACGGCGGCGAGTGGGCGTCCTCCGTCCCCACCCGCTGCCGGATGGAGCTGCGCTTCGGCTTCCCGCCGGGCCGCGCCGCCGCCGAGGTCAGCGCCGAGATCGAGCGCGTGGTGGCCGAGGCCTGCCGCGGCGACTCCGATCTCAAGGGGATCGACGCCCGCGTCATCTTCCGCGGCTTCCAGGCCGAGGGCTGCACGCTGGACCCCGATCACCCGATGCTGGAGGCGCTGGACGCCGCGCACCGCTCGATCTTCGGGACGCCGGCGCCGAAGCTGGCCCAGACCTGCACCACCGACGTGCGCAACTTCGTGCTTTACGGCGACACGCCGGCCACCTGCTACGGCCCGGAGGCGGAGCGCATTCACGGAATCGACGAATCCGTCTCGCTCGACAGCATGGCGAAGGTAACCGCCGTGCTTGCCCTGTTCATGGCCGACTGGTGCGGCCTGGAACCGATCGCTGATTAGAATCAACAATAAGGGGGCTTCAGACATGAGCAATCGTTTGCGTCATTTTCGCCAAACCCTGACCGCCGCGGCGCTGGCCGCCGCCCTGGCGGCGCCGCTGGCCCTGACCGTGCCCGGCGTGGCCGCGGCGCAGGAGCGCGGCGGCACGATGAACATCATCGTCCAGCCGGAACCGCCGATCCTGGTGCTGGGCCTGAACCAGCAGGGTCCGACGCAGACGGTCGCCGGCAAGATCTACCAGGGCCTGCTGACCTTCAGCTTCGATCTGAAGCCGCAGCCGGAACTGGCGGAAAGCTGGGAGGTCTCGCCCGACGGCAAGGTCTACACCTTCAAGCTGGTGAAGAACGCCAAGTGGCACGACGGCAAGCCCTTCACCGCCCACGACGTGGTCTTCTCCACCACCAAGTTCCTGATGGAGACCCACCCGCGCGCCCGCGCCACCTTCTCCAAGTGCGAGAAGATCGAGGCGCTGGACGACCACA
This DNA window, taken from Azospirillum formosense, encodes the following:
- a CDS encoding LysR family transcriptional regulator, with translation MTARDLERLGHQLDWNLLRTFMVIVQEQGLTRAAQRLGLTQPAVSQALKRLEDQIGRSLIERGQGRFRVTEAGEIIYAEVLEIYGNISRFAVLMRDIREEISGHIRILLASRIQSLLFDALLERFHATHPQVTFRLDVMASADVHMAIQQKTGSLGLCLMREPPPLVEHALFARQIYGLYCGPRHQLFGRTGLTLSDLRSEGFVSFTSDQIGGVLSPLAVFRAQEGIESRIVGASVNLDEVRRMISVGLGIGPLPRHVAERDVRDGLLWPLPPEEGVAPVDIHLLWNPASKMNRAERAFIEHCRAATAGIPLDLRFDPVAVSEWVDRQFGGD
- a CDS encoding ArgE/DapE family deacylase, encoding MDRDAILGAVAKLREDGVSLLSDLVRSPSLLGQEGPAQDLMERIFRDMGLEVDRFAIDEDALKAQPGWSPSLISYEGRENVVGVHKPRRAAGKSLILNGHIDVVPTGPEELWSAPPFEPVVRDGRLYGRGAGDMKAGIAAYVMAFKALQSLGVQPAAPVYLQSVVEEECTGNGALACVARGYRADAAVIPEPFNHTLQIAQIGVIRCELEVTGRPAHVLDTGAGLNAIEAAFRVLKHLKALESAWNHPDGRHPAYAHHHHPYNLNVGHIDGGEWASSVPTRCRMELRFGFPPGRAAAEVSAEIERVVAEACRGDSDLKGIDARVIFRGFQAEGCTLDPDHPMLEALDAAHRSIFGTPAPKLAQTCTTDVRNFVLYGDTPATCYGPEAERIHGIDESVSLDSMAKVTAVLALFMADWCGLEPIAD